CACATATGTCATGCCCTGTGCGAATGGCTAGCCCTAAGTTTTCTCAGACAATTCTGAAGCATggaccttcttttttttccccctgcagcACCATTAAAACAGCTCTGATCccattatattaaatttttgtttatgtgtCTCCTCAAAGGCAGAGACCACTGTTTATCCGTTTTGGTGTCCTCAGTGCTTAGCACAGGATGGAAGTTCTGTTTGGCAAATTGAATAAGTGACTGGATGAGAAGacaggagggaagaggcagaagcaaggaGTGAATCCAGGAGAATGCAAACAGGGcaggctcacacacacacaggcacagcTAGGCATGGAAAGGTAATGTTAGTATTCAGGAACATAGGTAAAAGACCTAGAGGGCAAATACGTGGAAAGAATTTGAAATAGAAAGATGAACATAAAGGGAAAGTGTGCCAGTGCCTTATAGTGTTATTTGGTAGAGTGAATGGGTATATACTTAGagtatgtatatgtgcatgtgtgtgggttgAAGCTGGGTCTCCTAGAGAAGAGAAGGATTCGGTAGAAGGAAACTATAAGGAGAGAGTGATGACATTGCTGGGTACCCAAGAAAAAGGGTGATGGGGAAGTAGTTGAAGTAAATTCAATCACAGGAGCTAAAAATCTTTTCTCCCACAATGGTTGGCAATTCAAGAAGGGGGACTAGCAAGGTGAATGGTGCAGAAAGTCAAGGAAGGAAGCCATTACAGGATGGCAACAAGTGTACTAGAAATCTAGTCTGGGAAGATGGCAGGATAGAACGTCACTCAATGTGGCCCCACTCTTTCTGATCGTTTATTTTTTCTGGATAAGCCACGGCTAGAAACTTCCAGTCTTGTGCCCTTTTCTAAATGTAGCCAGAACCTCCTCAAAAATTAGGCTGATTAATTTTCAGAGGGTGTTTTATCCCAGGGAGTCAGCTTTGATCCCAGAAACTGCTATCCTCAGCCCAAACCACAAGCTACACAGAGACGAACAAATTTAGCAGCGAGAGGGAGGCTGACTCATGGAATGTGTGTGGCCAACCAATATGGCCACCATCAAATCATTGTCACCTCACTCTGATGGATCTGGGATCCCCAGGTTTCCTTTGGTGTCAGTTAGGAAAAGCTTATGGTCAGGAAATTTCTGGCCTCCCCTGTAGGGTAAATTATCCAGAAAACTATAGCAAAACATTAAAGTTCAAATAAGACTGCTCAGCTAAATCTATCATGGCTCCCACTAGAGAATTTCAACTGCTTGTTTACCTCACTAATACTTCCATGGAGAGGGCACTGCAGGTCATGATGATCCAACATGAGTGCCCCCCATATATTAACCTTAATAGGCAACATATGTTTATCCAGGTAATctattatttcttcctctgtgattCCAAACTATCTTTCTGATTCTTAAACACTTCCCACAGTTGGTATCTAATCGTCTGAGTCTTTCTGAAAGTAATACAAGAAATGACCACACTTGACACTTTGATCCAGGACACCCCACCCTCCTTTTCTCAAAATCATATTTGTGCCACCGGCTACCCAACTTCAAGATGCTGGATATCACGCTATTGGTGAATAAGCATCTGAGAGAGGCAAAATGAATCTGATCAGGAGCCAGACATTTTCCATTAGTCATCCACCTTCCACCACCCTcaatctctcatttcttttttttttttttttttgtcagctcTCGGCGATTATATTTTGTGATAAGCTTCCGTCCCAACTGGATGGTCCCTGACATGGACTTAAACTCTTCATTTGCATCCAGGATAGTCCGGGAAGAATTGGCTAGAGTCTGCATGGCTTCCTCGCTCTGCTGGACCTGCTGGGACATCATCCTGCTGATTCCCATGAGGCTCTCCGTGATGGCACTGGACGTCTGGGCCAGGCTCTCTTTGGTGGTTTTCCTTTGTCTTAAGAGGTCTCCTCCCTGGAGAAGTTCTGCTTTCTGTAGATTGTCGACAGCAATTTTGCAAGTGAGATTAGCCTTCCTCCATGAGGTCTGATTGCTGAGCATCTGCTTTTTGTGATTCTCCACTTCCTGGAGCAGAACTTGCTTCTCCGACTCTTTGTCTTGCTCTTTCGCTGACTGCTCAAGCTCCTGTATTCTGTGCCGCAACTGCTGAAACTTCCCTTTCACTTTAGTATTCAGTTCAGTAAGTGCACTTAATGGTCCTGAACAATCTCGAATATCCTGGATAAGCGCCTTCACCTCCAGGTCGAATTTGACAATCTCTTGGTTACAGATACGGACGTGGACATCTTGGGGAGCCGCCATGTTGAGGACGCCggctctcatttcttttttcctcttttttaactTGCATTCATGTCTTTCCTTAAAAGGTTTTGTTATCTTATTAGTACTATGATTGCTCTCAGTGACCAAGTGTTTATTTCTTCCCTattaaaataggggcgcctgggtggctcagttggttaagcatctgctttcagctcaggtcacgatttcagggtcctgggatcaagtcccacatcggggtccctgctcagtggggagcctgcttctccctctccctttgccccctccctgctcatgttctctctctctctctctctctctcacttaatcactctctctcaaataaataaataaaaatcttttaaaaattaaaaaaaaatcacccatctGTGTAGCACTGTGCTATATTCCCCAATGAACAGAAAAGTCAATGAAATGGCTCCTGCCTTCAAATAGTTAATAGTTGTATGTGTCACATTGTGCATTTTTCTGTATGGTTGTTTGttattttcctctgaattttcagcaattctttatatgttctgaatATAATACGTGTTGTGACACAATTCTGCCAAAAGTCTCTTCATGTCCTTTCCCATTTTGCTACATGTTTCCTTGTCATCTTATTGCTTTCTAacaattctttatagattttggatataaaCCTGATGTCAGTTACATGTGTTGAAATTTCTTCCTCcagattgtgtatttttttcctactttctttatAAAGTCTTTAGGTACATTGGAAATTATAATTGTAATTTCTCCAATAATGAGTTACTATTTTTGTATCTTGTTTAAGAAGTCCTtctccagggacgcctgggtggctcagtcagttaagtggctgccttcggctcaggtcatgatcccagggtcctggaatcgagcccttcgtcaggctcccttgctccccaggaagcctgcttctccctctccctctccctgccactccacctgcttgtgctttctctctctctgtcaaataaataaaatctttcaaacaaataaaaaaaagaagtccttctCCATATCAGTCATAAGGATATTCACCTACATGttctacattttataattttgtaattcaCATTTGGAACTGATTATTATGTGTGATTTGGAAagactccaattttttttttccatattgacGAAAATTTGCCCAGGCCAACTTTGGCAAATAGTCCATTTTTTCCCTGACTGATGTGAAATGTCATAAATAAAGTTTCTaaatagatggatttttttttttttctaggttgctTAGTCTACTCAGTGGGTTTATTCTTCACTTATGTGCCAATGCTACTGCAGAATTTGAAGGAGCCTACTTGGGTATAAATCCTGGCTTTCCTATTTCCTGTTTGTGGTGGACTTTTATACTTAACCGCAGTTATTGCTTTACTTGGCTCATCTATAAAACTGTTATAAGATCCCACTTCACCTCACAGTCATTGCTAAGTTGTTTTCCATTTGTGACTCTAAGGTTTCGGGTCTTTCTTGTTCTCTTAGTAACTACCACGCCCCTCTTGGGTTCTACTGTCAATACGCTGTCTCtcctgatcctggggtctggGAGAATTCTGAGAAGTTGTCAAACAGCCATTGTTCTTCTGGGATCACACTACCTTTTGATATCTATCCGGGATAGGGAGGTATAAGTCGGCCTGAGTCCCCAGATCTATGTGGGATTTCTGTTCCCATCCTCATCTGTCTGGGCCCCTCACCTTTTCTCTTTATGTCAAAGGTGCATCAAACACCTTAGTGAATGCCTTAGGGAAATAGCACCAGGTAAGAGAaattctaggaataaatctattttcaaatagaatttcaaatatattattcttCTAAATAACTAATAACACATGTTCGGAAAGATCTTCTTAATGTTCCAAAATTCTTATTCTACTGCATCAGCctgcattaattaattaattaatatttatttatttatttgaggagggggagaggcacagggagaaggagagagagaatcttaagtggtttccatacccagtgcagagcctgactcagggctccatctcataacccagagatcatgacctgagccaaaatggagtctgacgcttaaccaactgagccacccaggcaccccatagtcTGCATTTAAATACAAGTAgacaaaatgatttattttccaaCTATTTTGAAGAAACAGGAatctctatattttgcaattTGACTATTATGTAAAAACACAGTTTCCAAAATTCCCTATAGAAGCGCTGTCcacagggtgcctgagtggctcagtcagttaagcgtctcccttaggctcaggtcatgatctcaagggcctcggatggagc
The sequence above is drawn from the Zalophus californianus isolate mZalCal1 chromosome 9, mZalCal1.pri.v2, whole genome shotgun sequence genome and encodes:
- the LOC113922239 gene encoding vesicle transport protein SEC20-like, yielding MAAPQDVHVRICNQEIVKFDLEVKALIQDIRDCSGPLSALTELNTKVKGKFQQLRHRIQELEQSAKEQDKESEKQVLLQEVENHKKQMLSNQTSWRKANLTCKIAVDNLQKAELLQGGDLLRQRKTTKESLAQTSSAITESLMGISRMMSQQVQQSEEAMQTLANSSRTILDANEEFKSMSGTIQLGRKLITKYNRRELTKKKKKKK